Part of the Juglans regia cultivar Chandler chromosome 14, Walnut 2.0, whole genome shotgun sequence genome, acaatatCAATGCCTGAGATCAAGCGGATCCTCATTTCAAAATCTTCAATAATCAAACCACTCAAAAGTTTTCGTTCACTTACAAATAGATCGAGGCAAAAAATAATCAGTGCTCGGCATGAGTTGTCGAATGAAAATCGAGAGGAATAGAATTAATGTTGGGTCAAGTTGGTGCCATTTTTTTGTCAAATCAAAGgaagtatatatttttggatacgattagattatatatatatatatatatatatatatatatatatatatatatatatatatacgtgtttTAGAGAGCAGGCATATATAAACTGATGATAAACCTTTTGAGTTTCTTGGGGTCAGTAATCTTGGCGTCTCGGTCACGAAGACTTTGAGAGGCCGGGGCCAGGGCTGCAGGGGGGTGAATCGGGGGCAGGGGCGGGACGTGCTGCATCTTATTCTTCGGCTGATCATCTCCAACAGGTTCAACTCTTTTGTCATAGTTACAGCTTCCATGGCTGAATGGAGCGGCCTTAGTACAATAGCTAGAGTTCAACATGTTGGAGCGGCCACGACTGATTCCATCTTCATCATTTACGCCCTGCATTTCTTCCAACAACTTAAATCACCTACgaattaaacaacaaaaaacacccaaatcCGGATTCATCATGAGTATTATGCATACACAGAAAGATCATCATCGTAGTCATCatgagaaaaaacaaacaaagaagcaaacaaacaaatagCCTTTTCGAGTTCCTACGTAAGATCAAAAAGGAACAAATAGCTAGATAGGACTGGATCAAACAAAACATGTAAGATTTAGTGATCTATACCTATGGAAACCCTACATTGTCTTAAGAATTAGCCCCgataattatgaatttaaagcACTTTGGCACTGACTATACTGTTGGCAACATTTATGGTATGGACTGCATCCTCATTAAACTCTGCATAATAAACATAGAAGATTGCGTTGGCAACATTTTCCATTTGGACATCTGTGTCACTACGTTTAAAGCTACTTTGAGAGTCCACTCTGTCATACTTTGGGTTTATGATTTTCCTATAATTATCTTTAGGATGTAATTAATTAGCCATCATCCAATATATAAGAGTAAGAAATTAATCagctaatttaaaatatggtttagTTTCATGagcaaaaaacatatatattctcACGAGCCGGTGACCGATCGATAATTTGGAGGTCACCGCTACAtggcaaaatttaattttgaagataatttaatttcttatgactcaaattatatcatattagtGGTGTGGACGGTGTATTTACACAATGGTATATATGCAAGTTAAaagattcaaaaattaaaagagaaaaatcgaattttgttttttcccatGCTAAAATGAGATTTATAGATATCTTGGTTATTAAAAGTTATCTGTATTTACCAAATATTCTAAAATGATTATAACTATAAAGAGCTTTAAGTACTATGTTGAACTTCATAAAGTTAAAGAATTAATAAGCAATTTCTCGCtccttttattttgtatgtaatGGTTAATAAAACACATGCTAGCTaggctaatatttttttaatatttgggcCCAACAATTCAGCTGATAAGAGAAGCCCAAAGTCTGAACTACTAAGAAAACTCAGTGTACCGATGGCCCATGCTTTCAAACTTAGTGACTCACAACAAATTCCCAAGAAAAATTATTGGCATCAGCCCACTGTTTGACATCAGCCAAAACACACCCTACGTAGCTTCAAGtgaaatgaccaaaaactccctacaataaaacccacttttcctctcatttcatctatttcaaattatttttactctctctctctctctctctctctctctctctctcctcccgcGTCACCTATCCTCCCTCCCCATCCTCCTTCCCCCACCCCTGCCACTCGCGTCGCCCAAGGCCCCCCGCCACCCACGTCGCCCAAGGCCCCCCACCCGTGTCGCCTATTATCTCCCCCATCCCCCCACATCGCCCTTCTCTGCAGGATCTGAAAAGGGTGGTCATGGGGAGGTTACGGTGGAGTTGGTGGTGCCGTCGACTGTCGAGGTGGTggcatggtggtggtggtggtggtgcagaTTTGGCTATGAGGGAAAGAGGACCTATGAGGGAGAGGGCatgtgagggagagaggaagGTCGGTGTGGGCTGGGGAAGGAGGGTATGGCTGAGGCGTGGAGGTCTGGCATGCTCATGGGCGGCGACGCGAGGCTATCAGTGGCAGAATGTGAGCCGCGACGTGGGGAAATTgtgtagagagagagggcaTGAGTACGTGCGAGGGATCTGGGCTGCGACGGGGAGGAGGAAGGGCTCGATGGTGGTGGTCGGTCGGTGGCTACAGTGGGAGGCCGAATCGACGGCGGTGGGGGGTCTGCCTGCGACGGAGACACGAGTGAGAAGAGAAAAACATGAGGGAAGGGTTGCGAGGAAcggttttaaggaaaaaaaaattgtcatgtaAGGTGTGCAAAATTGCAAACTACTACAGAGGCTGATCCCTATCAAAACTCAATTCACAAAGGTTGAACTTATTATGTTTGTCTTACGTTGAATGAGTCcgtacaaaaaaaaatcttcattctgcattgattaaaaaagtaaatattattgaatttatgcattttttgtaaaaaaattatttaaaaatattaaaaaaattaaaattacacttTGTCGGTTGGACCATCGATTGGGACACCGATCCTATTAGCATCATCCTTCGGCATTTACATACTATCTTGAATGTACCTAAGATGAGAATAATTTCAGGCCGGAGACTTCTATAAAGTTAGAATGTCAGAGACCAGTAAGAAATAGACACATAAGCGAGCACACATGACctcccctccccctctctctctctactctcgatctctctctgtCGAAAGAGAAAACCtctgctccctctctctctgctttcTCATTGGATCCGAAATAGAAAACCCTCACTGCCTCTCATCGAAGCCACCGAGATTTTGAATtggtgaaaaagaagaaagacagAGCAAGAGGGGAGAAGTAGAACCCAAATAGGAAAATGCAGAGTGGGGGGAGGTTTTAAAGCAATAATATCAGTGTTAAATCAAGAAGCATTTTGAAAGAAATCAGAATACCTTTTTGTGTGTAGGCATACCCCTAAGAAATCTAGAAAAGACCCACCTTtccaaaaatcaaagaaaatcccacaaaacaaattaaaatggaaaataacTTAGCTGCTCCAttctaaaaccctaaaaccaGTACTGAGATCTAAACCCAGTGGAATTCCAAGgaacaaaaaatagagaaatagaaCTACAAAGTGAAGACCAAGAAAACTTCCATGAAATTGAACCAGGAATGATCAAAAGTCTAAGAGAGTAGGACTTTTAGGTAAGACTttcccaaaagaaaaagaaatagaaaaaagaaagagcttTATAAGTTAGAGCTAACTAACATTTGTATCTCTGGCTGCAACCACTTCATATCTCAATTGGGAAAGAAAAACAAGCTGACTCCTCATGAAAGGAACTAAGAAGGAACCATGAAACAAAGCAAGGTAGGAAAAATAACCAAATTCGGAAAACAAGGGAGACTCTAAACTCTTGAGGATTTGAAGCAGTTTAAAAAAGCTGCTAAAgatctcttctctctcccttttcctTGTGGCatcaacaacaaagaaaaggaaaaaaaaaagaaactaaaactacaaagggaaagagagaaaattgaggGAAGCTGAAAAAGCAGGTTGGTAAACTTTAAGAAATGAATAGCTTCAAGGAATGAATCTAGTTTTGCTTAAGAACTTTAGCCAGTGAGAGAGAAAAGCTGAGACTGTAGGTGGTGGGCTTTGGTTGGTGGAGATGGTATATGGGATAGTGCAACTTATGGAAAAGTTCCCTCTTAtcaaaggagagagagggagagtcgaCCGAAGTGTTTCTGAAATCGAAGAAGAGAGAGTCGATCGAGAAGGGTTCGGGAGGAATTATAGAAGGAAAGAGAGGAAATCGAGAACGAAGGAGAGAAAGACTCGATCGGGAAGGATGAAACAAAATGACCCTTAATGCATCCCCACATTAACATGGCATGGAAGACTTAAGTGTTCCCTATTGATTGGTCTCTGATAAACTCACATTTTAGGTGTCTCCGATAAACTCACATTTTAGGTGTCTTCGTTTTGAAGCGTTTCTGATCTCAGATTCTTCTCCAGTGTCATCagtaattattaattgaaaGGGAAATCCTTCCGGCCaccgattgaattttttttttattatttttttacttaatagttaggtaaatatttttaaataaatttatattttttatttttttttaaatatttaatgagtttaaaaaaatatttaaaagtaaaaaaaataataataataataaaataattaaaaaaaaaaaaaagaaaaacacaaaaaacttaTGGCCTATTCTGTGGCTCTTTCGGTGGCCTCCCTCTGTGGGAGTAGCACCACCctgaaaaatgagtttaattgaaaaggaaaatgctggagctcccgctgggggctcccgctgagagctcccgctggagctccagTGTATTTtgttatgtgttttttttaatttttttttatatagatgtttttaataattttaaatatttttaaaaaataaaaaaatttataatattattaaataatacttgcttaatcacgaagtaaaatataaaatatttttttatgattttttattttacttcgtgattaaggaagtattttttaataatttttttttttacttcttgattaagaaagtatttttaatgatgttctaaatttattttattttttaaaaaatattaaaaaaaattatataaaaaacaacttaaataaaaacacatataatatatactacagcccagctcccgctgggggctgtagcatgatcCAATTGAAAAATGCTTTGCAGGCTGTCCTTtgcatgtgttttatttttcgTACGTAGAGTAGCTACTATGATCCTCCCTAGTCCTCATAATGTTATGGGAGTTGGTTTTATAATTGACGTTTCTATTTGTTATAATGTTTGATCAAATTATTGAACTATTGGATTATTGTCTAAAcaaactttaatttaatttgtgaatttataataacttttactgttttatattttacaagataatattcatatgaaaagaaaatttgtttttagaaatcTTTGTGTAAtgcaaaaatagaatttaatcCGTATAAgtgttacaattataaaaaaaactttacaaaaataaatttataaaataatatgattttatatgataagttagatttattttataataaaaataattttataatctaaaataacacctcaaattacataaatttgtaaatttaggTTTGGCTTGGAtggtaaaatgagatgagatgagatgattttaaatgaaagttaaaaattgaataaaatattataaaaatattttttttaatattattattattttaaaatttaaaataaaataaattatttattatattttatgtcaaaaatttaaaaaaattataataatgagatgaaattactCAAATAGGAACCCATTGCTTTGAAATAAAGCATTTCACTTGAATCAAAGCCCCtaaattgaaaggaaaataataggaACCCCCGCGGCGGTTGGACCCCGTTGATGTcatgctttctttttttttctttttttttatactcagtgattatgaaaatattatttaataataatataaattttttaccttttttaaaaatatttaaaagtgttaaaaaaattatatgaaaaaaaatatttttacattatttttttaacactttcaaatatttaaaaaattaaaaaaatcataatatcatcgAACactattttcttaatcactatataaaaaaaactttaaaaaaaaaaattgagcagGACATCAATGAGATCCCGGATCGCTTTCATTGCCCAAACTGAAATTAAAGGCAGCCAGCTAATCACGTTGTTATAGCCCGTACCTGCTGCTACCAGCGTGTCTGGTAGATAATACGAGCATCGATGGAAACCTACCCAAACAAAAAGCCCACCCACAAAACTGAACTATTTAAAAAAGGAAATGGCTGCAAATGTCTACATCTTCTCCCCAATCCGGTCCAGTTCGTTCCGATTCGACGTTCTTTTCCCGAAATCCCACTTACAACCAATTTTCAACTCTCCCAGCTGCTCGCTCTCTGTTGCccgtagtagtactactactagctTTGGTTTGAGACTCAGTGCGACCAGACTACCGAACCGGGACCCGAAACCGCCTGCCGCCCTTATGCTACCGGCAAACCCTGTCGCCTCCGATATCTTCGCTGCCGGCTTGTCCGGTTGCATCGCGCTCTCCTTGCTCCGGTTATGGGCGGAAACCGCCAACCGGCGGATCTTCGACCAGGTCAAAATCAAACTCATGTTATTGTTGTTTCAGGAGTATGTGTCATGTCAGGGAGTGGTTAATTTTAGCTAGTGTATACCGATTCGATCGTTCTTTTACTGATTTGGGtaaatttgtgttttttattaaaGCTTATTTTGCGAAGAAAAACCCTTCATGTTTCCGGTTAGTGAATCTCCGGTGCTGTTTTGAGTGTATAATTTGTGAGATTCATCAATTACACAAATATTGGTTCGGTTTCTTTTCAGTCAAGGCTTGGTAAACGTTGTAAACAAGAAAGAGTGCTCGTCTTTCAATTACTGATTGAAGACTGATCTGTCATTTCATTTACACGTTAAAATTCCCTTATTTGGAGCTTATAACAGCCCAATTTTAACCCTCTGAGATTTCGTAttgatatatacatacatatatatatgatatatattaactagcttattctctctttttattccTTGTGTTAGCCTAGACATCATTTAGATTTACCTGCAGAATTAAAGGAGTAATTCTTCTCATAGTTCAATGTAGTCAAGTTATATGGGACAAACAAACACCTTGTTCGTCTGTAGAGCGTTGGAGAGAGAAATGCCAAGTCTTTTAAGTAAGGTTTTGATATAACAGGTTGGAACATCATATTTAATGCAAAAGGTTAAAGTCTTGGGTTTTGGTCCAAGCAATGTTatattgaccatatatatattgtttgacaATGCTATCACACTAGAACTCCAATATAAAGACTTCTCTTATcttttctcttcctcaaattttcCCTTGATTTATTTACTTCTTTTTCAAGTTTAGAAATTGAATAGGAAGCTTGTGCATATAAGCGTGGGGCTAGCTTTCATGCTTTGCTGGCCACTGTTCAggtaataattgttattatcaAGGAATTACTTTCGTGATTATACTACATATCTTCCTGCTCATGAATAGCCATTACTGATATTGCAGTCCTGGTCGTCGCGGAGCCATCTTAGCAGCTCTTATCCCAGGCATCAATATCATACAAATGCTTCTCTTGGGACTTGGGATCATGAAAGATGAGGCTATTGTGAAGTCAATGAGCAGAAACGGAGACTATAGGTTATAACTCAGATAATTATAGCTTCAGACTATCTTTCTGAAAAATGAGTTATGTGTGTGTGCTTCTCTTCCTTGGACTTGATCTATTTAGTTATGAAATGACTCAGCTGGTTAACCCAGATCAGAAATGAGGTTACGCATTTTCTATTGATTGGTTGTTCAATCTTTACATGACTTTTCAGTTTGTCCATGGCTTACTTCATGCATCAGGGAACTTCTTAAGGGACCACTCTACTATGCTGCAACAATCACTTTGACTTGCATGATTTATTGGAGAACTTCCCCTATTACAATTGCGGCAATTTGTAACCTCTGTGCTGGGGATGGTAATTCCTAAAGAGCCAATTGCTTTCTCTCTGATTTTTTTAGCTTGATTTGGTGGACTTTTGATGTTGTAGTAGTTAACTGCACTCTTACAATTGCAAACCTACTCCGATCTTCtttttgggtttcttttttttttcctggttaaATTATGTCAGGTTTAGCAGACATTATTGGAAGGCGGTTCGGTAGTCATAAAATTCCATACAACAAAAACAAGTCTGTAGCTGGTAGTGTTGCAATGGCATCTGCTGGGTTTTTAGCATCTCTTGGGTACTAATTTTTCCCCCTCTTTACTCTTTAGCCTCTGCATAATGATCTGTTGATTTTTCttatgataataatttttttcacaggTATATGCACTATTTCTCCTCATTTGGATTTCTTCAAAAAAGTTCGGAAATGGTTATGGGTTTTTTGGTTGTCTCTCTTGCCTCGGCACTGGTGGAATCACTCCCTATAAGTACTGAGCTTGATGACAATCTCACAGTTCCCTTGACTTCCATCTTGGTGGGCACTCTTGTTTTCTGATTTCAGGAGATGGAGAGTGCAAAATTGAACAGAGGGAAGAGGCTGGAGTAATTGAATCTAGAGGTGCATGGTGTTTTTGTTGTATACTAGATTTTTCAAACAATCTGATTAGGTGCAACAGTCACCTAATCTGATTGCTTTATTAAAATTTGTTGTATAtctttattaaaatgatatttaaacTTGGTCATATTTGCTTTCCATCTCTCCATGAATTGCTGGTTATTTCTTCATGCAATCTAGATCGTTCAGGACACAATATTGCAACTTCAAGCGTGCTTCTTTCTGCTAACAGTCTGCCTCAAATTTCAATTCCAAGGGATGTTGATCTAAACTCAAGAAGAATTATACTAGCAAACCTGGTCTATTTATTAGTTGATGCGTCAAGTCTCTATATCCTCCAATGATGTGTTAAAACTCAAGTCTCTAGTCGATTTCGCGCACTCCCCTTGCACCCCATTACCTGGCATGCCACTTGCAACATAAAACGGGGCGTCTTAATTTCGAGCTGGAGACGAAATTATCAAATTAACAGCTAGCGGGGGTGATTGGAGTGTGCACCTTTGTCTTCCCAAACTGGTCAAGGTACCTGTTGCAATATATAAATTGCGTAACCTTTGtatccttaatattaattagtttaagcttttgggaAAAAACTAGTACTGTCGATTAATTTATGCTCAACCAGAGGAATTCAAGAACGTGGGCACAGCTGCATCTCGGGAGGGAAAGAGGAGAACGGTGGTTCTTCAGGTATTGGCCGAAGGTGTTCCACTCCTGACTCTTCTTGTTTTCGTAGCAGCTGCTAGGAGCAGAAGCTGTTGAAGAAGAGCTTGCAGCAGTTAAGCTGTTATTGATAGTAATAGAATCAGTGATGCTAGTGTTCTCGGAGTTGGAACTCTCCATTAATTCTGGGAGTGAATCCATGGAtctattttgggtttttgtttggtttttcttgaatCTTAGAGCAACAGTAGCTTTTTTCCTAGGAAATTGTGATAATGTTGTATTTATTTGCTTCTGCGATCTTGTACTCAAGCTTCCTGCTTCTAGTTCTAGGATTTTGCTTCTTAAAGCTAGAATAATCGTGAGGACAGTGAACTGAGAGAAGGAGagagcatttttattttaggaaagGAGGATGCATATATACTGTGGTTTCTTATAATGGAGCAATGGATGAGTCGTCTATTTCATTCAAGAGCATGGAAAGagaatggaaaaaaagaaattaaagaaaagaaaagaaagatggaATTTGGGGAAGGGGAGATGGAAAATGGATCTTGGAGGTTAatggtcttcttcttcttttctcttcgtgttttttccttctttttttttttaaataaaaaaagcacTATCAATAGTAGGTCACGTTAGCTTCGTATGCGGATTCGTTCGTCAAATCATTTGTACCTAGATGAATTGTTAAATATAATACAGAGCTGCTACGTACAACCGCGGTGGGAAACTGCGGTGCAATCTTTTTGACACATCagatgatttaaatatatatatatatatatatatgtgtgtgtgattctatttttaaatttactctCCTATTTCATTAAATACCTTTCGTTTTTCACAGATTCACAcatgagagaggaagaaaagaagcctCAACAAAGCTTCATTCATCCATGGGAGGGGAAATAAATCACCTTGACGCAAAGTATAGCCCACGGGAGGGGAATTCATAGACAAGCATGCTTCACCTACAGGAGGAAATCCTTTTCGACAGAAACCATCATCCCTTCCTTTCTCCTTCCTGAttttattcatatcaaatttatGAGTGCAAACCAGAGTTCTGAGTgactattaaaattgaaaatttttttgaaaatcatgTGGAAGAGACGAATCAACAAAAAAGGAAACATGAAAGATAACCAATCAACTAATTAAAGTCTTGGTGATCCATTGTAGaggtttattaaatgagaaaattgaattttcaaCTAATTTAATCTTGTGGGTTCAGAGTTTAACTCTTGATTTGCAGACAAAATCATGAAAAAGATTTAAGTCTTAGTCCAGTAAAAgaattgagaaagagaaatgcaGTAAGTTGAGTTTGTAGGTGAAATGCAGTGTGGCTGGGTTTGTGGAGAGAAATGCAGTTCTGCTACCCGAGAAGAAGACTTGATATGCGTTTGAATGAGagcaaaatgtaattttattgtgCGGCCGAAACGTAGTGCGATTGAGTTTGTGAGCGAAATAGGTTCTGCTACCTGGGAGAATATGAGTTGCTGTGCGAAGAAGCTGAAGACTCTGGAAGGTTCGTTCGTGCAAAAGAAATTTCAAGGGGGAGGGAAAATTtaatggagagggagaggaagggaaaaaaaaaaaaaaaaaaaaaacaaatgatgtGGACACGCCGGTTGCACGCCGAATACCCCAGGCGGTTGTATgtatcatttttcaatataatattAGGCAATAGGCTAAAATGGAGTTACAAGATGGTGGAAAGAATCCCAAACAACGGTcgaagataatatcaaatcaaaatcataatttaataattatgaaaatcaaatcaacataatattaaatcaaatt contains:
- the LOC108996986 gene encoding probable phytol kinase 3, chloroplastic, with the translated sequence MAANVYIFSPIRSSSFRFDVLFPKSHLQPIFNSPSCSLSVARSSTTTSFGLRLSATRLPNRDPKPPAALMLPANPVASDIFAAGLSGCIALSLLRLWAETANRRIFDQKLNRKLVHISVGLAFMLCWPLFSPGRRGAILAALIPGINIIQMLLLGLGIMKDEAIVKSMSRNGDYRELLKGPLYYAATITLTCMIYWRTSPITIAAICNLCAGDGLADIIGRRFGSHKIPYNKNKSVAGSVAMASAGFLASLGYMHYFSSFGFLQKSSEMVMGFLVVSLASALVESLPISTELDDNLTVPLTSILVGTLVF